The Pseudodesulfovibrio cashew genomic sequence CGCCTATCTCCACACTGCCGCCGTCGAGTTTGGTCAGTCCGGCCACGGTTTCCAATACCAGCGTCTTGCCCGAGCCGGTGGAACCCATAAGGGCGAAAAATTCGCCGGGCCGCACGTGCAGGGTGACGTGATCCAGGATAAAGCCGGGCAATTCCATGTACAGGTCGGTCAGGCGGATCATCGTTCCTTGGCTCCCGGGGTGGAAAGGGTCCGCAGCAGCAGGAAGAACAGCATGCTGACCACGATGAGGATGACGGCCACCGGCTGGGAGTACTTGAGCCCGTAAGCCGTAAAGCGCTCGTACATAAGCACCGGGGCGACCATGGGGTGGTAGGCCACGATGATGATGGCCCCGAATTCGCTGATGGCGCGGGCCATGCACATGATCATGCCGACCAGCATGTAGCGCCAGCACAGGGGCAGGGTGACACGGAAAAAGGTGGCCGCCGGGCCGGCGCCCAGGGAGCGCGAGACGTTTTCCAGGCGGCGGGGCGTGGCTTCGATGCCGGATTTGGCCGTGTTGACGTAGAATGGCATGCCCACGAAGACGAGCACGGCCACAATGCCGGTGGTCGTACCCATGATTTCGACGCCGAGGGATTGGAGAAAGGCTCCGAACACGGTGTTCGGGCTGGTCAGGCTGAGCAGGGCGATGCCCACCACCGGGTGGGGGATCATGATGGGCAGG encodes the following:
- a CDS encoding ABC transporter permease, which encodes MLASLPGLVFQGWMTASAALVLIFIGLPLAFTITGPKWDVFVETLADPEVLKSVWLSMSTSAMAAGIAFAFGTPLAYFLARHEFPGKKIVESLVDLPIMIPHPVVGIALLSLTSPNTVFGAFLQSLGVEIMGTTTGIVAVLVFVGMPFYVNTAKSGIEATPRRLENVSRSLGAGPAATFFRVTLPLCWRYMLVGMIMCMARAISEFGAIIIVAYHPMVAPVLMYERFTAYGLKYSQPVAVILIVVSMLFFLLLRTLSTPGAKER